The Flavobacterium jumunjinense genome includes a region encoding these proteins:
- a CDS encoding T9SS type B sorting domain-containing protein encodes MEYKITHLKKLIFAVICMVSINSFTQNYVPFTNTKFNESLKGDMLLIGNNILNRSTTSNGPNVPYYGSEPNNNFNMQYIDVDSDATTFNSTTADLTIPATTNGCYQIKYAVLYWAGVFNTANVGNQVTLNDIDKVKFRMPGGGYNNITGTVLYNTNPVGVSGNNRPGYVSYFDVTTMLQGLPNANGTYGVANIQSGLGSNTCGGWSLFVVYEDPLATAKNITLFDGFSNIQPGDPALDIPITGFNSIPVGPVRAKLAFAALEGDYEYNGDRLRINGSSMLTPTRAANNFFNSTINDINGPFDDRNIDSSNLLGYDSGIISILNLGNGVIANNATNATVRLQTSGDAYVYFLNAFSIEVIQPQINLIKVVRDLANNDVGNQTIALGQELFYELDFQNIGNDGATNFTITDQLPLNVTFLPADLVLPPGVTYTFSGLPSNTLTFNIPNNLVTQGGANYQIRIKVKVVESCNDLRDACSNEITNQAYKTYSSLNSGNVVENQQPSASGINSCLILSPGTTNFLADIDDCIFQREEVLCGNNVTLTAGSGYTSYQWHSGSPPTAGNLISGATNQSYTVTATGTYSVVNTAPAPCLSITETFNVVDFGGIVPNPVIPYADQVDVCPVDGSDLPKIYLCGATDTQLIETNILNATLVWEQLTSTTGCGTSTPIPNCPNTSCPDANWTQVGTGPNYTAANAGEYRVRIVFQNGCFRTYYFNVYKNVFTPTVTATDIICTTPGTITVNGVPSGYEFSLDNTSSWQASNFFNNVTAGSHIVYIRQIAGGVGNCVFDIPNIQVLDRDFNVDVILNDALCNGDQGSIRVQVNNVEPQYTYELLQGTTLINNVGPINANDYTFPNLNAGTYTVNVSTSDGCTYTETVTVSDPPLLTLTAAVTIPLTCEDGEITVYPVGGTPTIIGGVATYAYEISSDPGNIYLSPNIPITAAGTYTITVTDSNNCTATTSITIDTVPAPIFTVSQTNILCYGEATGEIQFNVTNTNGYTLEYSIDNGGNFGTNPIFSNLSAGTYETIVRYTLGTAVCLTTAQTIIISEPAAALTASAGVSELAGCGPSGEGRVRITNPQGGVPSYEYSFDGGSTWVATNEAYLMPGTHTVCIRDSNDCTFCTTVTIDPAPTDPTISVDDPDFNCDGTATTTVTVNNNGGNFSYTYLLDGNPNNPPDNNVFTNVPCGDHDVTVQFERLTVPTYSNLLFEDFGEGSNTTSPGINPAYCFERQVAATQCNGSIQINDGDYAVTRRINPRFGAWVDARDHTSNGTNPNGRFLCVNIGGTAGVGGILYSKQINDIIPNQPVQASIWAMNLLVIGNTQFNPNLTIQLVRDLGLATETVIASQDTGDVPKTETWQNYILSLNPGANSSLAFVIRSNNTATSGNDVVIDDLNVFQEPVSCITEVIYPIHIDCNAAFSAQVTSSTNATCNGNTDGQITIAAQNYAPTGYYYSLTGGAPFTQVTTSPFTITGLVAGSYNLVIAYDINGTTCSFPITQVISEPNALVANAVLTSPATCSGGGVITASATGGTLNYQYQLEDNSNNILVSYQVNNVFANLTPGDYIVRVRDASGCIDPINVAINIPTPTPPTAVVSTTSDLCYDGTNAATIVVTASGGVPPYQYSINNGAFGNSNTFAGLTSNTYTIIVRDSYNCTFTMPAVTIAPQLTASAVLIKGLDCTASPDAEIAVTINGGNAPYTYQVSFNAGTLSASANVTGTTFTHIASTAGTYRFTITDAIGCTVVTNLVTVNPLPVLNPPVLVQTAFNRCNGDSNAAISVTPSGGQGPYVINIVNTTTGNNYGTQTSGLTAGIYTVTVTDANSCIATSNITLLQPDPVNFTIIKTDIQCGASGTDPGAIDVTNVTGGTAPYTYTVTNSLNSAGFPISYNTIGSEDHSFTILNFGIYTVSVVDANGCTLVSNNISIASPPNSLNIDISAATTDCTAGGTLTACVNTFVGGGPYHFALYQDLSPATPPYPTYPAWPGYQDADISDPTGLCSTFTGLTPGVTYTIIVFDETTNCYYFETAPGPIPTPSTITSVITPHNVTCTGANDGSISFTVDNFTGTGVSYQIFENLNNMPVSSVGNVVGPAPATVSNFGTLPTGSYYILFTEVGGPNAGCSQTSTAFTISESPVLLSLTATVIKNDNCNVNAGQISVTGLNGTPAYSYQIVTAGSPAPTQATWAGQASNVFNVEGGSYDVYIMDANGCIQSATSIFVPTDSTPNISLTLDAATLCNTTDGNYTVTVTRDNTVGIAPFTYSVDGSAFTTYTEDVAFSFQLTNLNAGTHTVIVRDVNGCTETETITILPPLNNTLLSSLAATLDCGATDGVITVNASGGSGSTNYTYTISPNTGITLTNNVFSNVAAGFYTVTITDNVTNCSINSSITLVQPTAPTFNTTVTGATCNLGSDGTITVNLTGTNTDPVYMYAITSGPVTFVQQSSNVFTGLTAGSYDVEVTSGRNCVTTQTVIVGEATPIIIPAPVVTEFACNTGSNSVNNATIVVNGVTGGSGTYTNYEFLDASNTILQWGTSNTYVEANVLGGTYTINVYDDNGCFATTTATINPFIRISNPTVTVTNPITCTNTEDITINIATTGGTPTTLNYSVVALNTGNTYNVTQTNNPNFSGLIVGNYQITVENATTGCSVQTIHYVFSPNTFVVNATVNNNVTCFGGNDGSVSFTFVDQNLTPTNDAGPFSYVITNTVTLAVVSSGSSPNAGPFTVPNLPAGTYQLQTTLDGSPFCPATTNFTITQPITALALATSSTPISCVPAADGTISAVGSHGWGAPYQYQLVQGTILVDWSSQATFTGLIPGTYTVNVRDNIGCIVTTDVTLNAPTPIDATISASTTMLACIGDTNATITVNGTTGGFGSGYLYILTNTIGGQTSGPQTSNIFNNVGAGNYTVTVTDSFNCTFTTTSVTINQPTENVIASLSTVTQQSCVNSAQLELSASGGTAPYRYSTNPAGPFTTPLTGGNVTITVPFVTTPTSYQYYVVDANNCIIEVSNAVVVTPLDEVLIDLDLSEAVILCTNTPASDFGKIVATATGGVGNYVFTLNPATAGVLTTVTGNQVTYTNVPSGVNYSVSVTSGDCSEVSNSFDIVAPIEITFTTQVSQISCPDEAVDGSIIVTPSGGSPPYQYSISSNPFETVNSGVFTNLGPGNYTIKIIDSNGCFKQTAVITIDPIDSFGFIVYNIVDEVCINEGGSAEFQIEGGTQLGGSVTTSEGYNLHFNGAVINSVSGLFNSTNVPSFGSLAPGNYPMYITDDNNCRFDFNFTINPGLDIQGNTFIDDTCLNDLPNANVTVTYDDTLINLADLTFDLDNGTLIQNGDNIFTSVGNGNHNVVITDNITGCQVQVNFTVNLANPLVLTLNGPGTLNTFTMSTTGGQPVYEYQIWNSAGTLLYTGTNTSYLVNQTDVYTVTVTDALGCTDTKSIPMTFYDIEIDNFFTPDGDGTNDGWSPQYLDNFPKAVTYIFDRYSRKIKTLRPGDTWDGTYKGNELPSGDYWYVLKLNGDEDDREFIGNVTLYR; translated from the coding sequence ATGGAATACAAAATTACTCATCTAAAAAAGTTAATATTTGCCGTCATTTGCATGGTGAGTATTAATTCATTCACCCAAAATTATGTACCCTTTACAAACACCAAGTTCAATGAAAGTTTGAAAGGGGACATGCTTCTAATCGGTAATAACATACTAAATAGAAGTACTACATCAAATGGGCCAAATGTACCTTACTATGGTTCTGAACCCAATAACAATTTTAATATGCAGTATATTGATGTAGATAGTGATGCTACTACATTCAACTCTACTACTGCAGATTTGACAATTCCTGCTACAACAAATGGATGTTATCAAATAAAGTATGCAGTATTATATTGGGCTGGAGTTTTTAACACTGCCAATGTAGGTAATCAAGTTACTTTAAATGATATAGACAAGGTAAAGTTTAGAATGCCTGGTGGCGGTTATAATAATATTACTGGTACGGTTCTATATAATACCAACCCTGTAGGAGTTTCGGGTAACAATAGACCAGGTTATGTGTCATATTTTGATGTTACTACAATGCTTCAAGGATTACCAAATGCAAATGGTACTTATGGTGTAGCTAACATTCAATCAGGATTAGGTTCTAATACTTGTGGAGGTTGGTCATTATTTGTGGTGTATGAAGACCCATTGGCTACTGCAAAAAACATAACACTTTTTGATGGATTTAGTAATATTCAACCAGGAGATCCTGCATTAGATATTCCTATTACTGGGTTTAATTCTATTCCAGTTGGTCCAGTAAGAGCAAAGTTAGCTTTTGCTGCTTTAGAAGGAGATTATGAATATAATGGAGATAGATTACGTATTAATGGATCATCAATGCTAACTCCTACTAGAGCGGCAAATAACTTTTTTAATAGTACTATTAATGACATTAATGGACCATTCGATGATAGGAATATTGATAGTTCAAATTTATTAGGCTACGATTCTGGAATTATAAGCATACTTAATTTAGGTAATGGTGTTATTGCTAACAATGCAACAAATGCAACAGTACGACTACAAACTTCTGGAGATGCTTATGTCTATTTTTTAAATGCTTTTTCTATTGAAGTTATTCAACCACAAATCAACTTAATTAAAGTAGTTAGAGATTTAGCTAATAATGATGTTGGAAACCAAACGATTGCTTTAGGGCAAGAGTTATTCTATGAATTAGATTTTCAAAATATTGGAAATGATGGTGCAACTAATTTTACGATAACAGATCAATTACCTTTAAACGTAACTTTTTTACCAGCAGATTTAGTTTTACCTCCTGGAGTTACTTATACTTTTTCTGGGTTACCATCAAATACATTAACTTTTAATATTCCAAATAATCTAGTAACCCAAGGAGGTGCTAATTATCAAATAAGAATTAAAGTAAAAGTTGTCGAATCATGTAATGATTTAAGAGATGCATGTTCGAATGAAATTACAAATCAGGCTTATAAAACATACAGTAGTTTGAATTCTGGGAATGTTGTAGAAAACCAGCAACCTAGTGCTTCTGGAATAAATTCATGTTTGATTTTATCACCTGGAACAACAAATTTCCTTGCTGATATTGATGACTGTATTTTCCAAAGAGAAGAAGTTCTTTGTGGTAATAATGTAACATTAACTGCAGGTAGTGGATATACTTCATACCAATGGCATAGTGGGTCTCCACCAACAGCAGGAAATTTGATTTCTGGTGCAACCAATCAATCCTATACTGTAACAGCAACTGGAACATATAGTGTTGTAAATACTGCACCAGCTCCTTGTTTATCAATTACAGAAACTTTTAATGTGGTTGATTTTGGAGGTATTGTACCAAATCCAGTTATTCCATATGCAGATCAAGTAGATGTGTGTCCAGTTGATGGATCTGATTTACCTAAAATTTATTTATGTGGAGCTACAGACACACAATTAATAGAAACAAATATTCTTAATGCAACATTGGTTTGGGAACAATTGACTTCAACAACTGGTTGTGGTACATCAACACCAATTCCAAACTGTCCTAACACTTCTTGTCCAGACGCTAACTGGACGCAAGTAGGAACAGGACCAAATTATACTGCTGCAAATGCAGGAGAATATAGAGTAAGAATAGTTTTTCAAAACGGATGTTTTAGAACGTATTACTTTAATGTGTATAAAAATGTGTTCACTCCTACTGTAACTGCTACAGATATAATATGTACAACACCAGGAACTATCACTGTAAATGGTGTACCAAGTGGTTATGAATTTAGTTTAGATAATACATCTAGTTGGCAAGCGTCAAATTTCTTCAACAATGTTACAGCTGGTTCTCATATTGTATATATTAGACAAATAGCTGGTGGAGTTGGAAACTGTGTTTTCGATATACCAAATATTCAAGTTCTTGATAGAGATTTTAATGTAGATGTTATTTTGAACGATGCATTATGTAACGGTGATCAAGGAAGTATTAGAGTTCAAGTAAATAATGTTGAACCGCAATATACTTATGAACTGTTGCAAGGAACTACATTAATAAATAATGTAGGACCAATTAACGCTAATGACTATACGTTTCCAAACTTAAATGCTGGAACTTATACTGTTAATGTTTCTACTTCAGACGGTTGTACCTATACTGAAACAGTAACAGTTTCAGATCCCCCATTATTAACGCTTACTGCGGCTGTTACGATTCCATTGACATGTGAAGATGGTGAAATAACGGTTTACCCAGTGGGAGGAACACCGACTATTATTGGTGGAGTTGCTACATATGCATACGAAATAAGTAGTGATCCGGGTAATATTTATTTATCACCAAATATTCCAATTACAGCTGCTGGAACATATACAATAACAGTAACAGATTCGAATAACTGTACAGCAACTACAAGTATAACTATTGATACTGTACCAGCTCCTATATTTACAGTTTCTCAGACTAATATATTATGTTATGGGGAAGCGACTGGAGAAATTCAATTTAATGTAACAAATACAAATGGTTATACTTTAGAGTATAGTATTGATAATGGTGGAAACTTTGGAACAAATCCAATTTTTTCTAACTTATCAGCAGGTACTTATGAAACTATTGTTAGATACACATTAGGAACTGCAGTTTGTTTAACTACTGCTCAAACAATAATTATATCTGAACCAGCTGCTGCATTAACTGCTTCTGCGGGTGTTTCTGAATTAGCTGGTTGTGGACCTAGTGGGGAAGGAAGAGTTAGAATAACAAATCCTCAAGGTGGTGTACCAAGTTATGAATATAGTTTTGATGGTGGTTCAACTTGGGTTGCCACTAACGAAGCTTATTTAATGCCTGGAACACATACGGTATGTATAAGAGACTCAAATGATTGTACATTTTGTACAACTGTAACTATAGACCCTGCTCCAACTGATCCTACAATTTCGGTAGATGATCCAGATTTTAATTGTGACGGTACTGCAACAACTACTGTTACAGTTAATAATAATGGTGGTAACTTTAGCTATACTTATTTATTAGATGGTAATCCAAATAATCCTCCTGATAATAATGTATTTACAAATGTACCTTGCGGAGATCATGATGTTACTGTTCAATTTGAAAGGTTAACAGTTCCTACTTATAGCAATTTATTGTTTGAAGACTTTGGAGAAGGTAGTAATACTACTTCACCAGGTATCAATCCAGCATATTGTTTTGAAAGACAAGTTGCGGCTACACAGTGTAATGGTAGTATTCAAATTAATGATGGTGACTATGCTGTAACAAGAAGAATTAATCCAAGATTTGGTGCATGGGTAGATGCAAGAGATCATACTTCAAACGGTACAAATCCTAATGGTAGATTCTTATGTGTAAACATTGGAGGTACTGCAGGAGTTGGAGGAATTCTATACAGTAAACAAATTAACGATATAATACCAAACCAGCCAGTTCAAGCTTCAATTTGGGCAATGAACTTATTAGTAATTGGTAATACACAATTTAATCCTAACCTTACTATTCAATTAGTAAGAGATTTAGGTTTAGCAACTGAAACTGTAATTGCTTCTCAGGATACTGGAGATGTACCAAAAACAGAAACTTGGCAAAACTATATTTTATCACTTAATCCAGGTGCTAATTCAAGTTTAGCTTTTGTTATTCGTTCTAACAATACAGCAACTAGTGGTAATGACGTTGTAATTGACGATTTAAACGTTTTTCAAGAGCCAGTTTCGTGTATAACAGAAGTTATTTATCCAATTCATATTGATTGTAATGCTGCATTTTCTGCACAAGTAACAAGTTCTACTAATGCTACTTGTAATGGAAATACTGACGGACAAATTACTATCGCTGCTCAAAATTATGCTCCTACTGGATATTATTATTCATTAACAGGTGGTGCACCATTTACTCAAGTTACTACTTCTCCTTTTACTATTACAGGTTTAGTAGCTGGTTCTTATAATCTTGTTATTGCTTATGATATAAATGGAACTACATGTTCCTTTCCTATAACTCAAGTTATCTCAGAACCTAATGCTTTAGTTGCGAATGCTGTTTTAACGAGTCCTGCAACTTGTTCAGGTGGTGGAGTAATTACTGCTTCAGCAACTGGAGGCACACTAAATTATCAATATCAGTTAGAAGATAATTCAAACAATATACTTGTATCTTATCAAGTTAATAATGTATTTGCAAATTTAACTCCAGGAGACTATATAGTTCGTGTGAGAGACGCTTCAGGTTGTATTGACCCAATTAATGTAGCAATAAACATTCCAACTCCAACTCCTCCTACTGCTGTAGTTAGTACTACTTCAGATTTATGTTATGACGGAACGAATGCGGCAACTATTGTTGTTACTGCTAGTGGAGGTGTTCCTCCATATCAATATAGTATAAACAATGGAGCATTTGGAAATAGTAACACATTTGCAGGTTTAACTTCTAACACATATACTATAATAGTAAGGGACTCATACAATTGTACTTTTACAATGCCAGCTGTAACAATTGCTCCTCAATTAACAGCAAGTGCAGTATTAATTAAAGGCTTAGATTGTACGGCTTCTCCAGATGCTGAGATTGCTGTTACTATTAATGGTGGTAACGCTCCTTATACTTATCAAGTTTCATTTAATGCGGGTACTTTATCTGCATCAGCGAATGTTACGGGTACTACTTTTACACACATAGCTTCAACAGCAGGAACGTATAGATTTACAATTACTGATGCTATTGGTTGTACTGTAGTTACTAATCTTGTAACTGTTAACCCATTACCTGTACTAAATCCTCCGGTTTTAGTACAAACAGCATTTAATCGTTGTAATGGTGATAGTAATGCTGCAATATCAGTTACACCTTCAGGTGGACAAGGACCTTATGTTATAAACATAGTTAATACTACTACAGGTAATAATTACGGTACTCAAACCTCTGGATTAACTGCGGGTATTTATACTGTTACAGTTACTGATGCAAATTCTTGTATTGCAACTTCTAACATTACATTACTTCAACCTGATCCTGTTAATTTCACTATAATTAAAACCGATATACAATGTGGAGCAAGTGGTACAGATCCAGGTGCTATTGATGTTACTAATGTAACTGGAGGGACTGCACCATATACATATACTGTTACAAATAGTTTAAATAGTGCTGGATTCCCTATTTCATATAATACAATTGGATCTGAAGATCATTCTTTCACTATTTTAAATTTTGGAATTTATACTGTTTCAGTTGTAGATGCAAATGGTTGTACTTTAGTTAGTAATAACATATCTATTGCATCTCCTCCTAATAGTTTAAATATTGATATATCAGCTGCAACAACAGATTGTACTGCTGGAGGTACTTTAACCGCATGTGTTAATACATTTGTTGGAGGAGGACCTTATCATTTTGCACTTTATCAAGATTTATCACCAGCAACCCCACCCTATCCTACTTACCCTGCATGGCCAGGTTATCAAGATGCTGATATTAGTGATCCAACTGGATTATGTTCAACTTTTACAGGTTTAACACCTGGAGTTACTTATACAATTATTGTATTTGATGAAACAACAAATTGTTATTATTTTGAAACAGCACCTGGCCCAATTCCTACACCTTCAACAATTACATCTGTAATAACACCTCATAATGTTACATGTACAGGTGCAAATGATGGTAGTATAAGTTTTACGGTTGATAATTTTACAGGAACAGGAGTTTCGTATCAAATATTTGAAAATTTAAATAATATGCCAGTAAGTTCAGTTGGTAATGTTGTAGGACCAGCGCCAGCAACTGTTTCTAATTTTGGAACACTGCCAACTGGTAGCTATTATATTTTATTTACAGAAGTTGGCGGTCCTAATGCGGGATGTTCACAAACGTCAACTGCTTTTACAATTTCTGAATCACCAGTATTATTATCTTTAACAGCAACAGTGATCAAAAATGATAACTGTAATGTTAATGCGGGTCAGATTTCTGTAACGGGTTTAAATGGTACACCAGCTTACTCTTATCAAATAGTTACAGCAGGATCTCCTGCTCCTACTCAAGCTACTTGGGCGGGTCAAGCTTCTAATGTATTTAATGTTGAAGGAGGTAGTTATGATGTATACATTATGGATGCTAATGGTTGTATCCAATCGGCAACATCAATTTTCGTACCAACGGATAGTACTCCTAATATTTCTTTAACTTTAGATGCAGCTACATTATGTAATACTACTGATGGAAATTATACGGTGACAGTAACTAGAGATAATACAGTTGGAATTGCTCCTTTCACTTATAGTGTTGATGGATCTGCATTTACGACATATACTGAGGATGTAGCTTTTTCATTCCAATTAACAAATTTAAATGCTGGAACGCATACTGTTATAGTAAGAGATGTTAATGGTTGTACAGAAACAGAAACAATTACAATATTACCTCCATTAAACAATACACTTTTATCTTCATTAGCAGCAACATTAGACTGTGGTGCTACAGATGGAGTAATAACAGTGAACGCTTCTGGTGGTTCTGGTTCAACTAATTATACATATACAATTAGTCCAAATACTGGTATTACCCTAACTAATAATGTGTTTTCAAATGTTGCAGCTGGATTTTACACTGTAACAATTACTGATAACGTAACAAATTGTTCCATTAACAGCTCTATTACGTTAGTACAGCCTACGGCTCCAACATTTAACACTACTGTTACTGGTGCGACTTGTAATTTAGGTTCAGATGGTACAATTACAGTAAACTTAACAGGTACTAATACTGATCCTGTTTACATGTATGCTATAACTTCTGGTCCAGTAACATTTGTACAACAATCTTCAAATGTATTTACAGGATTAACTGCAGGAAGTTATGACGTTGAAGTTACTTCTGGAAGAAATTGTGTTACTACACAAACGGTTATTGTTGGGGAAGCAACTCCAATTATCATTCCAGCACCTGTTGTTACAGAATTTGCTTGTAATACAGGTTCAAACTCTGTAAACAATGCAACCATAGTTGTAAATGGTGTAACTGGAGGTTCTGGAACATATACAAACTATGAATTTTTAGATGCATCAAATACTATTCTTCAGTGGGGTACTAGTAATACTTATGTGGAAGCAAACGTACTTGGTGGAACATATACAATTAATGTATATGATGATAATGGATGTTTTGCAACAACAACAGCAACAATTAATCCGTTTATCAGAATATCTAATCCAACAGTAACAGTTACAAATCCAATTACTTGTACGAATACTGAGGATATAACTATAAATATTGCAACAACTGGTGGAACTCCAACTACATTAAATTATTCAGTAGTTGCTTTAAATACTGGTAATACTTATAATGTTACACAAACAAATAACCCTAATTTTTCTGGATTAATTGTTGGTAATTATCAAATTACTGTCGAGAATGCAACAACAGGATGTAGTGTACAAACAATACATTATGTATTTAGTCCTAACACTTTTGTTGTAAATGCAACAGTTAATAATAACGTGACATGTTTTGGTGGAAATGATGGAAGTGTAAGTTTTACTTTCGTAGATCAAAATTTAACACCAACAAATGATGCAGGACCATTTAGTTATGTAATTACAAATACTGTAACTTTAGCTGTTGTAAGTTCTGGATCAAGTCCAAACGCAGGCCCTTTTACAGTTCCTAATTTACCTGCTGGAACGTATCAACTGCAAACTACCCTTGATGGTAGTCCATTTTGTCCTGCGACTACAAACTTTACAATCACACAACCAATTACAGCTTTAGCCTTAGCAACAAGTAGTACACCTATTTCATGTGTACCTGCAGCTGATGGAACTATCTCTGCTGTTGGAAGTCATGGTTGGGGGGCACCTTATCAATACCAATTAGTACAAGGTACAATACTTGTAGATTGGTCTTCTCAGGCTACTTTTACAGGACTTATTCCAGGTACTTATACTGTTAATGTAAGAGATAATATTGGATGTATTGTTACTACAGATGTAACGCTAAATGCTCCAACTCCAATCGATGCTACGATAAGTGCTTCAACGACAATGTTAGCGTGTATCGGTGATACAAATGCAACAATAACTGTTAATGGCACAACTGGTGGTTTTGGTAGTGGGTATTTATATATTTTAACTAATACTATTGGTGGACAAACATCTGGTCCACAAACAAGTAATATATTCAATAATGTCGGTGCAGGTAACTATACTGTAACAGTTACGGATTCATTTAATTGTACATTTACAACAACTAGTGTTACAATAAATCAACCAACTGAAAATGTTATTGCTAGTTTATCTACTGTAACTCAACAATCGTGTGTTAATAGTGCGCAGTTAGAGCTTAGTGCTTCAGGGGGAACGGCTCCATATAGATATAGTACTAACCCTGCAGGGCCATTTACTACTCCTTTAACTGGTGGTAATGTTACTATTACAGTTCCTTTTGTTACAACACCAACAAGCTATCAATACTATGTTGTTGATGCTAATAACTGTATTATTGAAGTTTCTAACGCTGTTGTTGTAACTCCTTTAGACGAAGTACTTATTGATTTAGATTTAAGCGAAGCGGTTATTTTATGTACAAACACACCAGCATCTGATTTTGGAAAAATTGTTGCAACAGCTACAGGAGGTGTTGGTAATTATGTATTTACATTAAACCCTGCAACTGCGGGTGTTTTGACTACAGTAACTGGAAATCAGGTTACCTATACTAACGTTCCTTCAGGAGTTAATTATAGTGTAAGTGTAACAAGCGGTGATTGTTCTGAGGTTTCTAATAGCTTTGATATAGTAGCTCCAATTGAGATAACATTTACAACTCAAGTAAGTCAAATCTCTTGTCCAGACGAAGCTGTTGATGGTTCTATTATTGTGACACCGAGTGGTGGATCTCCTCCATATCAGTATTCGATTTCATCAAACCCTTTTGAAACAGTAAATTCGGGTGTGTTTACCAATTTAGGTCCTGGTAATTATACTATTAAAATTATAGATAGTAATGGTTGTTTTAAACAAACGGCTGTAATTACAATTGATCCAATTGATTCATTTGGATTCATTGTTTATAATATTGTTGATGAAGTTTGTATTAATGAAGGTGGTTCTGCAGAATTTCAAATAGAAGGAGGAACTCAATTAGGAGGTTCTGTTACTACATCAGAAGGATATAACCTACACTTTAATGGTGCGGTTATTAATTCTGTTAGTGGATTGTTTAACAGTACTAATGTTCCTAGTTTTGGAAGTTTAGCTCCTGGTAATTATCCAATGTATATTACAGACGACAATAATTGTAGATTTGATTTTAACTTTACAATTAACCCAGGATTAGATATTCAAGGTAATACCTTCATAGATGATACATGTTTAAATGACTTGCCTAATGCTAATGTAACTGTTACGTATGATGATACTTTGATTAATTTAGCTGATTTGACTTTTGATTTAGATAATGGTACTTTGATTCAAAACGGAGATAATATCTTTACAAGTGTAGGAAATGGTAATCATAATGTTGTTATAACAGATAACATTACTGGATGTCAAGTGCAAGTTAATTTTACAGTTAATTTAGCGAATCCTTTAGTATTAACATTAAATGGTCCTGGAACGTTAAATACCTTTACGATGTCTACAACGGGAGGTCAACCGGTTTATGAATATCAAATCTGGAATAGTGCAGGTACACTACTTTATACAGGTACAAATACTAGTTATTTAGTGAATCAAACTGATGTGTATACTGTAACTGTAACTGATGCTCTTGGCTGTACAGATACAAAATCAATACCAATGACATTCTATGACATTGAAATTGATAATTTCTTTACACCTGATGGAGATGGTACTAATGACGGTTGGAGCCCTCAATATCTAGATAATTTCCCTAAAGCTGTAACCTATATCTTTGATAGATATAGTAGAAAAATTAAGACTTTAAGACCAGGTGATACTTGGGATGGTACTTATAAAGGGAATGAATTACCTTCTGGAGATTATTGGTATGTATTGAAATTGAATGGAGATGAAGATGATAGAGAATTTATTGGTAATGTCACATTATATAGATAA